GTGGGTTCGGGTTCCCACACAGGTGGTGCTTGAGTTCCTGCGCGGTATGCCCGTTGTCCTGATGATCCTGTTCGTACTGCTGGTGTTCGCCACCACCCCGTTCGTGGCAGTTGTTAGCGGCCTGGTGTTGTACAACGCAGCGATCTTTGCCGAGATCCTTCGCGCAGGCATCCAGTCCCTCCCGAAGGGACAGCGCGAAGCCGGATTGGCGATCGGTCTTCAGAGCTTCCAGTCCCGGATGAGCATCGAATTCCCACAGGCCATCCGCCGCATGCTCCCATCGCTCATTGCGCAGTTGGTAGTCCTGCTCAAGGACACCTCGCTGGGCTACATCGTGGCCTACGAGGAGCTGCTGCGAAAGGTCAAGCTGATTTCCGACCTCGAGCCCAGCCTTTTGTTCTCTGCATTCTTCGTTGGTGCCGCGATCTACATCCTGATCAACTTGTCGGTGTCCCGCCTCGCGATCTGGATCGAACGCCGCGGTTCCAAGAAGGCTGCCGGCGGGGTGGCTTCGGCCATCAAGACAGTCGACCTCCAGGTGGACGCCGGCGGCCCTAAATAAGGGATCTCCCGTCCAGCTTCAGCTACATCGAAGAAGGTCCGCAGCCATCTCTGGCTGCGGACCTTCTTTTTCACGTGCTTTTCGACTTTAGCGAACCAGCCACGTCCTCAGTGCACGAAGGCATTCACGGACGGCATCGGCGTCGACGTGTTCGTTGTCCTTGTGCGCCAGCAATGGATCACCGGGTCCGAAGTTCACGGCCGGGATACCCAGCTCGCTGAAACGCGCGACGTCGGTCCAACCGTATTTGGGCTTTGGTTCCGCGCCGACTGCGGCAACGAAAGACGCGGCTGCAGGGTGGTTCAGACCGGGCCGCGCGCCAGCAGCAGCGTCTGTCCGGACGACGTCGAATCCTTCCAGGAGTTCGCGCACGTGGGCCTCCGCCTGGTCGGGTGTCTTATCGGGAGCGAAGCGGTAATTAATCTCCACCACGCAGCGGTCAGGGATGACGTTGCCGGCTGTGCCGCCATTGATCCTCACCGCGTTGAGGCTTTCC
This window of the Arthrobacter sp. StoSoilB5 genome carries:
- a CDS encoding amino acid ABC transporter permease, whose product is MTSVLYDVPGPKARRVSLIGSVVGSIIIAGGVVGAIVILSSQGIFNASRWEVFVNESAKDVWTQLGYGVLATLQAAGVAAVIAFPLGVALCLLRISLISWVRVPTQVVLEFLRGMPVVLMILFVLLVFATTPFVAVVSGLVLYNAAIFAEILRAGIQSLPKGQREAGLAIGLQSFQSRMSIEFPQAIRRMLPSLIAQLVVLLKDTSLGYIVAYEELLRKVKLISDLEPSLLFSAFFVGAAIYILINLSVSRLAIWIERRGSKKAAGGVASAIKTVDLQVDAGGPK